In the Alteromonas sp. M12 genome, one interval contains:
- a CDS encoding hydroxymethylglutaryl-CoA reductase has translation MSEDTRIPRNSENDHTVEMAKTRREFLKQKTGTDLKYTGEFSIDPGVLPGNIENFIGIVQMPVGIAGPVQINGEHAKGLFYVPLATTEGTLVASYSRGMRVINECGGVKTTVVEGWMQRAPAFIFEDARQARDFGQWVEQNFEQIKAVSETTTSIGKLEHIQQWSVAKTQYLRFNYTTGDAAGQNMVGKATLVACEWIKANSPIPCMYLLSGNMDTDKKHSHLNMLHSRGKRVIAEIILKKEVLARVMNVDTKVLAGATTLANNGAQLAGAAYNGPHSANGIASLYIATGQDEANVVESHAGMLSHELLDNGDFYLAVTLPSLIVATFGGGTGLPTQNECLQLLDCVGKDKANKFAEIVAATVLAGDISLACAVIAGHWVSSHDKMGRNR, from the coding sequence ATGTCTGAAGATACTCGGATTCCCCGTAACTCAGAAAATGATCACACTGTTGAAATGGCGAAAACCAGACGGGAGTTTCTGAAACAAAAAACCGGTACTGATTTAAAATACACGGGTGAATTCAGTATTGATCCAGGTGTATTACCAGGCAATATTGAAAACTTTATTGGAATCGTACAGATGCCAGTAGGTATTGCCGGTCCAGTGCAAATTAATGGTGAACATGCCAAAGGTTTATTTTACGTCCCACTTGCCACCACTGAAGGTACATTAGTGGCCAGTTACAGCCGTGGAATGCGTGTCATAAATGAATGTGGCGGGGTAAAAACGACGGTAGTTGAAGGTTGGATGCAACGTGCTCCAGCGTTTATCTTTGAAGATGCCAGACAAGCCCGTGACTTTGGACAATGGGTAGAACAAAATTTTGAGCAAATAAAAGCCGTATCCGAAACCACAACCAGTATTGGCAAATTAGAGCATATTCAACAATGGTCAGTGGCGAAAACACAATACTTGCGTTTCAACTACACCACCGGTGATGCTGCGGGTCAAAATATGGTGGGCAAAGCGACCCTTGTCGCCTGTGAATGGATTAAAGCAAACTCCCCCATCCCCTGCATGTATTTGCTTTCTGGCAACATGGATACCGATAAAAAACACTCTCATCTAAATATGCTGCATTCAAGAGGCAAGCGCGTGATCGCCGAGATCATCTTGAAAAAAGAAGTGTTAGCTCGTGTCATGAATGTGGATACAAAAGTGCTAGCAGGTGCTACTACGCTAGCGAATAATGGCGCGCAATTAGCCGGTGCGGCTTATAATGGACCCCACTCAGCTAATGGCATCGCGTCTTTATATATTGCCACCGGTCAAGATGAAGCGAATGTAGTTGAGTCTCATGCGGGTATGTTATCCCATGAATTATTAGACAATGGTGATTTTTATCTTGCGGTTACCTTACCTTCATTAATAGTTGCCACCTTTGGTGGCGGTACAGGTTTACCTACACAAAATGAATGTTTACAGCTATTAGATTGTGTGGGCAAAGACAAAGCCAATAAATTTGCTGAAATCGTTGCTGCGACCGTATTAGCCGGTGACATTTCATTAGCTTGCGCCGTCATTGCCGGCCACTGGGTAAGCAGCCATGACAAAATGGGCCGTAATCGCTAA
- a CDS encoding TerB family tellurite resistance protein, translating into MRFTIFIQALDLGQCKDQIQRQALFDIALMFVMIDGVIDEQERSYMQGWLAQLEWSSETDKLDYYNTVESKVIDAIAENEIENFLAHRAILLSDPWMKEQALQLAVDISRADGQLDESEKAAIEFLMVKLADKR; encoded by the coding sequence ATGAGGTTTACTATATTTATTCAAGCATTGGATTTAGGTCAGTGCAAAGATCAAATTCAACGTCAGGCTTTATTTGATATTGCACTTATGTTTGTGATGATTGATGGCGTCATAGATGAGCAAGAAAGAAGCTATATGCAAGGTTGGTTAGCGCAACTAGAATGGTCTAGTGAAACCGATAAATTGGATTATTACAATACGGTAGAGAGTAAAGTTATTGATGCGATAGCTGAAAATGAAATTGAAAACTTTTTAGCCCATCGCGCGATTTTGTTATCCGACCCTTGGATGAAAGAACAAGCGTTACAGCTGGCCGTAGATATCTCACGTGCCGACGGTCAATTAGATGAATCTGAAAAGGCTGCGATAGAATTTTTAATGGTTAAATTGGCAGATAAACGCTAA
- a CDS encoding RNA methyltransferase, with translation MDKPQQQNQSNHYIVGLINPKSPTNVGAALRAAGCYSAKSIVYTGKRYEHAKNFATDTKNANAHIPLTGKENIFDDLPAGYRKIAFELVEGATPLPHFQHPDKAIYVFGPEDGSIPQQILNQCDEILYVPTIGCMNLAASVNVVLYDRMAKQQNTVYSDDIIRSSRDTNNKLKRKMTSNAQQN, from the coding sequence ATGGACAAACCCCAACAACAAAATCAATCGAATCATTATATTGTCGGTCTCATTAATCCTAAAAGCCCTACCAATGTGGGAGCTGCGCTGCGCGCTGCTGGGTGTTATTCAGCAAAATCAATTGTGTATACAGGCAAACGTTATGAGCACGCGAAAAATTTCGCTACCGATACAAAAAATGCAAATGCACACATACCGCTAACGGGCAAAGAAAACATATTTGATGACTTACCTGCTGGTTATCGAAAAATCGCCTTTGAGCTGGTAGAGGGCGCGACACCACTGCCTCATTTTCAACATCCTGACAAAGCTATTTATGTTTTTGGGCCTGAGGATGGCTCCATACCACAACAGATCCTCAATCAGTGTGACGAGATACTGTATGTCCCTACCATAGGTTGTATGAATTTAGCGGCCTCAGTGAATGTCGTGCTCTACGACCGTATGGCAAAACAACAAAACACGGTTTATTCCGATGACATCATTCGCAGCAGCCGAGACACTAATAATAAACTTAAACGGAAAATGACCAGCAACGCCCAACAAAATTAA
- a CDS encoding efflux RND transporter permease subunit, whose amino-acid sequence MNLIEIAVRRPVTVWMFTLAVLLFGFVSLSRLSLNLLPELSYPTLTIRTDYVGAAPGEIEQLVTKPVEEAVGIVKGVRKVTSASKAGQSDVVLEFEWGTEMDMASLEVREKLDVLLLPLDVKRPLLLRFNPSLDPVMRFGLGTNNAASPDANDSKVAQATMDEANMKQVRTYAEEDIKRKLESVEGVASVRVGGGLENEIHVLINQHRTSQLNIPLAEIIKRLKDENVNASGGRVEDGSQEYLVRTLNQFQTLDDMRNLYIATREGKHIRLSDVAQIKDAFKERTSVTRFDGLEGVEIAIYKEGDANTVNVANAVKARLESLKQSLPQNYQIQMVYDQSLFIASALEEVKSAAIIGGILAMFILYFFLKNIWPTLIISISIPVSIIATFNLMYSYDISLNIMSLGGIALAIGLLVDNSIVVLENIDRHKKDNANTLEAAAQGTKEVSMAIVASTLTTMAVFFPLVFVEGIAGQLFSDQALTVTFALAASLVVALTLIPMLAAREKSNQPSKELDLGPRPVKAKPTGKLKLTGYYLFLPLTLLVKLIFYVVPVMVTSIILTVFRGLSKALSILFKPVLWGFDKFYNVVSSAYYHSLNVAMKARIAVIAIVVTCSALSLLLLPKIGLELIPPLAQGEFNVEITLPTGSRLENTDEVLAKLATFTQKKPQVARTYSLAGTGSLMNASPSQGGDHWGKLNVVMKTDASAQDEQAVVTAMREYLINQAGLESKFGTPELFSFSTPLVVEISGYDLSMLKRYGDKLAQALSKNRRFADIKSSLQNGNPELKVQFDHAKLAQLGLNAPDVSKLIAAKIGGEVASQFSVDDRKVDILVRNQVTQRDSIQDISQIVVNPNSNNVIPLAAVASIEMSVGPSEITRVGQQRVVLVTANLNYGDLGAAVIDARSAIDEINLPVSLQARITGQSEEMESSFNSLYMALALAIFMVYLVMASQFESLLHPFLILFTVPMACAGSIYGLFLTGTNISVVVFIGLIMLAGIVVNNAIVLIDRINQLRAKGEDKMSAIKQAAHSRLRPILMTTLTTILGLLPMAIGLGEGSEIRTPMAITVIFGLLFATFLTLFMIPVLYSIFDRKSFIPEVNQSTTDKPNSEVVYG is encoded by the coding sequence ATGAATTTAATTGAAATTGCGGTCAGACGTCCGGTGACAGTGTGGATGTTTACCTTAGCTGTACTCTTATTCGGATTTGTTTCTCTATCACGTTTGTCTTTGAACTTACTACCAGAGCTTTCCTACCCGACTCTAACCATTCGCACTGACTATGTAGGAGCCGCTCCAGGAGAGATAGAACAATTGGTTACCAAACCGGTTGAGGAAGCAGTAGGCATAGTCAAAGGTGTTCGCAAAGTCACTTCAGCTTCTAAAGCTGGACAGTCTGATGTAGTGCTGGAGTTTGAATGGGGCACCGAAATGGACATGGCCAGCTTAGAGGTTCGCGAAAAACTCGATGTTTTACTTTTACCCCTAGATGTTAAACGGCCTTTATTATTGCGATTCAATCCAAGTTTAGATCCTGTAATGCGCTTCGGACTAGGAACAAACAATGCCGCTTCGCCCGACGCTAACGACTCTAAGGTAGCACAAGCGACTATGGATGAAGCGAACATGAAACAGGTTCGTACTTATGCCGAAGAAGACATAAAACGCAAACTGGAGTCGGTTGAAGGTGTCGCTTCCGTTCGGGTCGGCGGTGGCCTAGAAAATGAAATCCATGTTCTGATTAATCAACATCGTACTAGTCAATTAAATATACCTTTAGCGGAAATCATTAAACGCTTGAAAGACGAAAATGTAAATGCGTCCGGTGGCCGAGTGGAAGACGGTTCGCAAGAATATTTAGTCAGAACCCTAAATCAATTTCAAACCTTAGACGATATGCGTAATTTGTATATTGCTACACGAGAAGGCAAACATATTCGTTTAAGCGACGTAGCCCAAATCAAAGATGCCTTTAAAGAACGCACCTCAGTCACCCGATTTGACGGACTCGAAGGTGTTGAAATAGCAATCTATAAAGAAGGTGACGCTAATACGGTCAATGTAGCTAACGCGGTAAAAGCCAGACTTGAATCACTGAAGCAGTCATTGCCGCAGAACTACCAAATACAAATGGTCTACGACCAGTCATTATTTATCGCCAGCGCATTGGAAGAAGTAAAGTCTGCGGCCATCATAGGTGGTATTCTGGCTATGTTTATTTTGTATTTTTTCCTGAAAAATATCTGGCCCACATTAATTATTTCCATCTCCATTCCAGTATCAATTATCGCGACTTTTAATTTAATGTATAGCTACGATATCAGTTTAAACATTATGAGTCTGGGTGGCATTGCGCTGGCCATAGGTTTATTAGTTGATAACAGTATCGTAGTGCTGGAAAACATCGATAGGCATAAAAAAGACAATGCCAATACCTTAGAAGCTGCCGCGCAAGGAACAAAAGAAGTCTCAATGGCAATAGTGGCGTCTACCCTTACCACCATGGCCGTATTTTTTCCGTTAGTGTTTGTTGAAGGTATCGCTGGTCAATTATTCAGTGATCAGGCCCTTACCGTTACGTTTGCACTGGCAGCATCCTTAGTTGTAGCATTAACCCTCATCCCTATGCTTGCAGCAAGAGAAAAGTCTAATCAGCCAAGTAAAGAATTGGATTTGGGACCTAGGCCGGTTAAAGCTAAACCCACAGGCAAGTTAAAACTAACTGGATATTACCTATTTTTACCATTAACTCTTCTCGTTAAATTAATCTTTTATGTTGTACCTGTGATGGTAACCAGCATCATTTTAACTGTGTTTAGAGGGCTATCTAAAGCGCTATCAATACTATTCAAACCGGTATTGTGGGGGTTCGATAAGTTCTACAATGTCGTTTCATCAGCGTATTACCATAGTCTGAATGTGGCAATGAAAGCTCGGATTGCAGTTATTGCAATTGTGGTTACATGTTCTGCTCTATCGCTTTTACTATTACCTAAAATCGGTTTGGAACTGATTCCACCGTTAGCCCAAGGCGAATTTAATGTTGAAATTACCTTACCTACAGGCTCTAGATTAGAAAATACCGATGAGGTATTAGCTAAACTGGCCACTTTTACGCAAAAAAAACCGCAAGTAGCACGCACCTACTCTTTAGCTGGTACTGGCAGTTTAATGAATGCTTCCCCCTCCCAAGGTGGTGATCATTGGGGTAAGTTAAATGTGGTGATGAAAACTGATGCCTCTGCCCAAGACGAACAAGCTGTTGTCACAGCTATGCGTGAATACCTAATTAATCAAGCAGGTCTGGAAAGTAAATTCGGTACACCGGAACTATTCAGTTTTTCGACTCCACTGGTGGTGGAAATTTCAGGATATGACTTGTCGATGTTAAAACGTTACGGTGACAAGCTAGCACAAGCTCTTTCTAAAAATAGACGATTTGCCGATATAAAAAGCTCGTTGCAAAATGGCAACCCTGAATTAAAAGTGCAGTTCGACCATGCCAAACTGGCCCAATTAGGACTCAATGCACCGGATGTTTCAAAGTTAATAGCGGCCAAAATTGGTGGCGAAGTGGCAAGTCAATTTAGTGTCGATGATCGTAAAGTGGATATTTTAGTCAGAAACCAAGTTACCCAACGAGACTCAATCCAAGATATTTCACAAATAGTGGTAAACCCAAATAGCAATAACGTCATCCCCTTAGCCGCTGTGGCTTCTATTGAGATGTCAGTCGGTCCAAGTGAAATAACCAGAGTGGGTCAACAACGGGTGGTACTGGTCACTGCTAACCTTAATTACGGTGATTTAGGTGCGGCTGTAATCGACGCTCGCTCAGCCATTGATGAAATCAACTTACCCGTTAGTTTACAAGCTAGGATCACCGGCCAAAGTGAAGAAATGGAGTCGAGTTTTAATTCCCTTTATATGGCCCTGGCCTTGGCGATTTTTATGGTATATCTGGTGATGGCCTCGCAGTTTGAGTCCTTATTGCATCCATTTTTAATTTTATTCACTGTTCCCATGGCCTGCGCAGGTTCAATTTATGGTTTATTTTTAACCGGCACAAATATCAGTGTGGTGGTATTCATTGGCTTGATTATGCTCGCTGGAATAGTGGTAAATAACGCCATAGTGCTAATTGATAGAATTAATCAATTACGTGCAAAAGGCGAAGATAAGATGAGCGCAATTAAACAAGCTGCGCACAGTCGTTTACGCCCTATCCTAATGACCACCTTAACCACTATATTAGGCCTCCTTCCAATGGCAATTGGTTTAGGTGAAGGATCGGAAATTCGCACACCTATGGCTATTACAGTAATTTTTGGATTGTTGTTCGCAACCTTCCTAACTCTATTTATGATCCCCGTGTTGTATAGCATATTTGATCGCAAATCATTTATCCCAGAAGTGAACCAAAGCACAACCGACAAGCCAAACAGTGAGGTGGTTTATGGATAA
- a CDS encoding efflux RND transporter periplasmic adaptor subunit — protein sequence MKIEDTSGQDVVLASKKNKKPLFIIIGISVVLIVCYFSLASAFSNWSSSDHSVSAQRLRLATVHKGDLVRDLSVQGRVVASISPRLYSPAQGTITFKVDAGDSVTINQVLALIDSPALTNELKQEESSLQRSQMELDREKIQAKKQALENQKAVDLALVSLTAADREKRRADKAYATHSISQIDYEKAQDDLQNAKLVHQHAVHDAQLNQESLAFEIQTKQLQLERQALQVDELTRKVDELTMRSPVNGIVGNLAVQQKNQVTQNQPILSVVDLSEFELEVDIPESYADDLAIGMLAEVSFNGETHLATLVTISPEIENNQVNGRVRFASHNAAGEALEQPQGLRQNQRLTTRILMESKEDVLMVQRGQFLDSGSGRIAYLVKDGMAEKTPISTGIRSLSNVEIMQGLNAGDTIIISGTEQFNGAQRILITN from the coding sequence ATGAAAATTGAAGATACCAGTGGACAAGATGTCGTACTGGCTAGCAAAAAAAATAAAAAACCACTGTTCATAATTATCGGCATTAGCGTAGTGTTAATCGTTTGCTATTTTAGCTTAGCATCGGCTTTTAGTAATTGGTCAAGTTCAGACCATTCGGTTTCAGCTCAGCGTTTACGACTTGCCACCGTGCACAAAGGTGATCTGGTTAGAGATTTGTCTGTACAAGGCAGAGTTGTAGCCTCTATTAGTCCCCGTCTGTATAGCCCAGCCCAAGGTACTATTACTTTTAAAGTGGATGCCGGTGATTCGGTGACTATCAATCAAGTGTTAGCATTGATCGACAGCCCAGCGTTGACCAATGAACTAAAACAAGAAGAGTCCAGTTTACAGCGTTCGCAAATGGAGTTGGACAGAGAAAAAATACAAGCGAAAAAACAAGCACTGGAAAATCAAAAAGCCGTCGATCTTGCATTGGTCTCACTCACTGCCGCAGATCGAGAAAAACGCCGTGCAGACAAAGCCTATGCTACCCACTCCATAAGCCAGATCGATTATGAAAAAGCCCAAGACGATCTGCAAAATGCCAAACTCGTTCATCAACATGCGGTGCACGATGCTCAGTTAAACCAAGAGAGTTTAGCCTTTGAAATTCAAACCAAACAACTGCAATTGGAACGACAAGCTTTGCAGGTTGATGAATTAACACGCAAAGTGGACGAATTGACAATGCGCTCTCCAGTCAATGGCATCGTCGGTAATTTAGCGGTACAGCAAAAAAACCAAGTTACACAAAACCAGCCCATTTTAAGCGTGGTGGACTTATCAGAATTCGAGTTAGAAGTTGATATTCCAGAAAGCTACGCCGACGATTTGGCGATTGGTATGCTTGCAGAAGTTAGTTTCAATGGCGAAACGCACTTGGCCACCCTAGTCACTATCTCACCTGAAATTGAGAACAATCAAGTGAATGGCAGAGTGCGTTTCGCCTCCCACAATGCTGCAGGAGAAGCCTTAGAACAGCCACAAGGATTGCGTCAAAACCAACGCCTAACCACGCGCATCCTAATGGAAAGTAAGGAAGATGTGTTAATGGTGCAACGAGGACAGTTCTTAGACAGTGGCAGTGGCCGCATTGCATATCTGGTTAAAGACGGAATGGCAGAAAAAACGCCGATTTCCACCGGAATTAGAAGTTTATCCAATGTTGAAATAATGCAAGGTCTGAATGCCGGAGACACCATCATCATTTCCGGTACAGAACAATTCAACGGTGCGCAGCGAATTCTCATCACCAATTAA
- a CDS encoding efflux RND transporter permease subunit, which translates to MDKFAHAGAALASFAIRRPVTISMLFFSLLIMGLAASKMLPLEKFPGIDFPEIFIQVPYKDATPAEIDKMITQPVEEALATMSGIKRLRSRSTENNAEIQIQFDWDANIKAKSIEAREKIDAIRHLLPDDVERVLVFKFNLKDMPVFQLRLSSDRDISNSYDLLERNLKMPIERIKGVSKVELYGVQKKQISIRLDPQRIAALHIDTAKLTKILRDANFSMTAGQFFDLDQKITVNPIGEYRSKQEIEDLIIQRNVRLNDIASVKYETPRAEEGRHLDRTHAIGLNIFRESGANLVEVSDAVMQEIEKARNSTAFNGINVFIMDDEADSVTTSLQDLLNSGLLGAILSIIVLYLFLRNLATTLVVVLSVPFAICITLACMYFLGYSLNILSLMGLMLAVGMLVDNAVVVTESIFQAREDEPDPVEATKKGVALVSLAVIAGTATTAIVFLPNIVGAKEEITVFLEHVAVSICISLFASLILAQTLIPLLTTKLKIKAKPKQVKPSKIKNVYASILTWTLENQGQTALVAVLILISTMIPMNLLKSDEQNNGNNGRIWLNYNVQANYSLKEVEKTVAKMEDYLYANKERFHIKQVYSYFTAGEAVSGLTLEDEIPMKIADLKKLIKDEFPAFARAKPSFQWDEGSGGGVKISLFGQSSETLMQIASEIVPVLSSVNGLTDVKADIDGQNYELQIKVDRDKAFRFGLNTNDVATIISTALRGANLRTFRNDSNGEIDIRLLYDETLQTSIDALRNLTVSRNLDQNVTLDMLADLTIKPRMSQIQRDGRQTALSIGANLESELTIEEAQERIESMMANVQLPSGYSWALDGSFQRQDEDEGVMITNMILAVCMIYIVMAALFESLLLPTSVLTSLIFSFTGVFWAFLITGNPMTVMGMIGMLILMGIVVNNGIVLVDRINQLVNQGMTVHNAIIEGCLTRVRPILMTVSTTVLGLLPLAFGDMSIGGDGPSYSPMAIAIIGGLLFSTLTSLFLVPLTYLLLLKLRRNTIEMIADSKLLVSRLIRT; encoded by the coding sequence ATGGATAAGTTTGCCCACGCTGGCGCTGCATTGGCAAGCTTTGCCATACGTCGTCCAGTAACCATTTCCATGTTATTCTTTTCTCTGTTAATCATGGGGTTAGCGGCCAGTAAAATGCTGCCTTTAGAGAAGTTTCCGGGCATTGATTTTCCAGAAATTTTTATTCAGGTTCCCTATAAAGATGCCACGCCTGCAGAAATCGATAAAATGATCACCCAACCGGTGGAAGAAGCATTAGCCACAATGTCGGGCATCAAACGACTGCGCTCTCGTTCTACTGAAAACAATGCAGAAATTCAGATACAGTTTGATTGGGATGCCAATATCAAAGCTAAAAGCATCGAAGCACGAGAGAAAATCGATGCTATCCGCCACCTTTTGCCAGATGATGTAGAGCGAGTTCTAGTCTTCAAGTTCAACCTAAAAGATATGCCAGTTTTTCAACTTAGATTGTCGAGTGACCGTGATATTTCTAACTCGTATGATTTACTGGAGCGCAACCTAAAAATGCCGATCGAGCGCATTAAAGGTGTCTCAAAAGTTGAATTATATGGTGTTCAGAAAAAACAAATATCGATTCGCTTAGATCCTCAACGCATTGCAGCTTTGCACATTGATACGGCTAAATTAACCAAAATCCTGCGCGATGCCAACTTCTCCATGACGGCTGGTCAGTTTTTTGATTTGGACCAAAAAATCACAGTCAATCCAATTGGCGAATACCGTAGCAAACAGGAAATTGAAGATCTCATTATCCAACGGAATGTACGTTTGAACGACATTGCCAGTGTGAAATATGAAACCCCTAGAGCAGAAGAAGGACGCCACTTAGATCGCACCCATGCGATTGGTCTCAATATCTTTCGTGAGTCAGGTGCTAACTTAGTGGAGGTATCCGACGCGGTTATGCAAGAGATTGAAAAAGCTCGAAACAGCACCGCGTTTAATGGCATTAACGTATTTATCATGGATGATGAGGCGGATTCTGTTACCACTTCGCTGCAAGACCTGCTCAATTCGGGCTTGCTCGGTGCCATCCTCTCTATCATTGTATTGTATTTATTCTTACGTAACCTTGCTACTACCCTAGTTGTGGTCCTATCGGTGCCATTTGCAATTTGTATCACCTTGGCCTGTATGTACTTCTTAGGATATAGCCTCAATATATTGTCTTTAATGGGCTTAATGTTGGCGGTTGGCATGCTGGTGGATAATGCTGTTGTGGTTACTGAAAGCATTTTCCAAGCACGGGAAGACGAACCTGACCCTGTGGAAGCAACTAAGAAAGGGGTTGCTTTGGTGAGTTTAGCTGTTATCGCTGGAACGGCGACCACAGCCATCGTTTTTCTACCCAATATAGTTGGCGCCAAAGAAGAGATAACCGTATTTCTTGAACATGTAGCCGTATCTATCTGCATTTCACTGTTTGCGTCATTAATTTTAGCGCAGACACTCATTCCTTTATTAACCACTAAGCTAAAAATTAAAGCGAAACCTAAACAAGTGAAGCCATCAAAGATCAAAAATGTTTATGCTTCTATTTTAACTTGGACCTTAGAGAATCAAGGACAAACCGCGCTTGTTGCTGTACTCATATTAATCAGCACTATGATCCCCATGAACTTATTAAAGAGCGACGAACAAAACAATGGTAATAATGGCCGAATTTGGTTGAACTATAATGTTCAGGCCAACTATAGCCTCAAGGAAGTTGAAAAAACCGTGGCTAAAATGGAAGACTATTTATACGCCAATAAAGAAAGATTTCACATCAAACAGGTATATAGCTATTTCACTGCGGGAGAAGCGGTATCTGGCTTAACTCTAGAAGATGAAATCCCGATGAAAATCGCCGATCTAAAAAAGTTAATTAAAGATGAGTTCCCTGCATTTGCACGTGCAAAACCTTCTTTTCAGTGGGATGAAGGCAGTGGTGGCGGTGTCAAAATATCGTTATTTGGACAGTCATCTGAAACCTTAATGCAAATTGCCAGTGAAATTGTACCAGTGTTGAGTAGCGTTAATGGTTTAACAGACGTTAAGGCTGATATAGATGGTCAAAATTATGAGTTACAAATTAAAGTAGATAGAGACAAAGCCTTTCGTTTTGGATTAAACACCAATGATGTTGCCACTATTATTAGCACGGCATTACGAGGGGCAAATCTGCGAACCTTTAGAAATGACAGTAATGGTGAAATAGACATTCGTTTGCTTTACGATGAAACACTGCAAACCTCTATAGACGCATTACGTAACTTAACGGTGTCTAGAAACCTTGATCAAAATGTCACTTTGGATATGTTGGCTGACTTAACGATTAAACCAAGAATGTCACAAATTCAGCGGGACGGCAGGCAAACGGCACTAAGTATTGGGGCTAATTTAGAAAGTGAACTCACCATCGAAGAAGCACAAGAACGTATTGAATCTATGATGGCAAATGTGCAACTGCCCAGCGGTTATAGTTGGGCGTTAGATGGCAGTTTCCAGCGTCAAGACGAAGATGAAGGCGTGATGATCACAAATATGATCCTAGCCGTGTGTATGATTTATATTGTTATGGCAGCGCTTTTCGAATCATTATTATTACCCACATCGGTATTAACTTCGTTGATTTTTTCATTTACTGGGGTATTTTGGGCGTTTTTAATTACAGGCAATCCAATGACCGTAATGGGCATGATTGGGATGCTGATATTAATGGGAATAGTGGTAAATAACGGTATTGTATTGGTCGACCGGATTAATCAATTAGTAAATCAAGGAATGACTGTACACAACGCCATTATTGAAGGTTGTCTCACCCGAGTACGCCCTATTTTGATGACCGTCTCTACAACTGTGCTAGGACTTTTACCACTTGCGTTTGGCGACATGAGTATTGGCGGTGACGGCCCTTCCTATTCGCCGATGGCGATAGCCATAATCGGTGGTTTGTTGTTTAGCACCCTCACCAGTTTATTTTTAGTACCACTAACCTATTTGCTACTGCTGAAATTGCGTCGAAACACGATAGAAATGATTGCTGACAGCAAGCTGTTGGTCTCGAGGTTAATTCGAACTTAA
- a CDS encoding ABC transporter ATP-binding protein, with amino-acid sequence MLTMTDVKKVFRTDLVETHALRDFNLQVDEGEFVAVTGPSGSGKTTFLNIAGLLETFEGGTYQLDGQDVSRLNDKKRSQLRNEKIGFIFQSFNLIPDLNLFDNVDVPLRYRGFKSNERKKRIEESLELVGLANRMKHLPSQLSGGQQQRVAIARALAGDPRFLLADEPTGNLDTKMALSVLELLKQINDQGTTIVMVTHDQHLASQAKRNIYVRDGKVSELTDSSEPTIAELNQAANG; translated from the coding sequence ATGTTAACAATGACAGACGTAAAAAAAGTATTTCGTACTGATTTGGTTGAAACCCACGCCTTACGTGATTTCAATTTACAGGTAGATGAAGGTGAATTTGTCGCCGTCACTGGCCCTTCTGGCTCTGGAAAAACCACCTTTTTAAACATTGCAGGTTTGTTAGAAACCTTCGAAGGTGGTACTTACCAGCTAGATGGTCAAGATGTCAGTCGTCTTAATGACAAAAAACGCAGCCAACTAAGAAATGAAAAAATAGGGTTCATTTTTCAAAGTTTCAATCTTATCCCTGACCTAAACCTGTTCGATAATGTAGATGTGCCCCTTCGTTACCGCGGATTTAAAAGTAATGAACGCAAAAAACGGATTGAAGAAAGTCTCGAATTAGTCGGCTTGGCTAACCGAATGAAGCATTTACCCTCGCAACTTTCAGGTGGGCAGCAACAACGTGTCGCCATTGCCCGAGCTTTAGCCGGTGATCCACGGTTCTTACTTGCCGATGAACCAACCGGAAATTTGGACACTAAAATGGCATTAAGTGTATTGGAGCTACTCAAACAAATTAATGACCAAGGCACGACTATCGTTATGGTGACCCATGATCAACATTTGGCTTCCCAAGCCAAACGCAATATATACGTACGAGATGGCAAAGTCAGTGAATTAACTGACTCATCTGAGCCCACTATCGCTGAGCTTAATCAAGCGGCCAACGGATAA